A single region of the Pseudomonas marginalis genome encodes:
- a CDS encoding chemotaxis protein CheY: MPNKALTILIADEQHLQRLYIEKMLNQLGYHRIVPVQTFEEVQILTAIPAEPFDVLIINAGLTAQACGPQPQVRHVLVYDHLDVGAHPGVTPAVLVRLPGVPDNVNLEHFMDIIDPPEATAGLRVLPWLRELSRTPVAGV; this comes from the coding sequence ATGCCGAACAAAGCACTGACCATCCTGATTGCCGATGAACAACACCTGCAACGGTTGTACATCGAAAAAATGCTCAATCAGTTGGGGTACCACCGGATCGTGCCGGTACAAACCTTCGAGGAAGTCCAGATACTCACGGCCATCCCGGCCGAACCCTTCGACGTGCTGATCATCAATGCGGGGCTGACGGCCCAGGCCTGTGGGCCCCAGCCCCAGGTGCGCCATGTATTGGTCTACGATCACCTGGATGTGGGGGCACACCCTGGCGTAACGCCGGCGGTGCTGGTGCGGCTGCCCGGCGTGCCGGACAACGTCAATCTCGAACACTTCATGGACATCATCGACCCACCCGAGGCCACTGCCGGCCTGCGGGTGTTGCCATGGCTGCGCGAGTTATCCCGCACACCGGTGGCGGGGGTTTAG